A segment of the Synechococcus sp. CBW1002 genome:
CCGGTGTGGCACCGGATCCTGCAGGTCCAGCCCACCGGCGGCGGCCGGTCGCTGGCTCTGGTGAGCCGTTCGCCGGAGGGGGAGCACCGGGTCTGGCGCCTGCCCCTGCGGCAACGCAACCTCGCCCCATTGGCCCAGGGACTGGGCCCCGTCCAGGCGGGCCGCCTGGAACCTCTGCTGCCCGAAAGCCTCACGTTTGCCCACCTCAGCGGCAACCAGCGCGGCGATCTGCTGGTCCAGTCCACCATGGGCATGCCGGGAGAATCGGTGCTGCGCCTCTGGTCAGCTGGGGGCGACTCACGCCTGCTCGATCTGGAGGCCTCCGGGGGGGTGCAGCTGCTGCCGGAGGGGGGAGCGGCGGTGGTGCCCCTGCCTGAGGGACTGGCCCTGGTGGATCTGCCCCCCCGGGTTGCCCGGCGCCAGGTCCTGCCGGGCAGCCGGGATCTGAGCAGCTTCTGCCCCCAGGCCGGCAGGGCCCTGCTGGTGCGCCACTGGCCCGATTTCCGCCGATCGCTGGAGCTGGTGGAACCCGGCCAGGCACCGCGACAGCTCTGGGTGGGTTCGCAAGCCCTGATGGCCAGTGCCTGTGATCGGGGCGGCCAGCGGGTCTGGGTGCTGCTGCTGGACGCCACCGGGGCCCAACGCCTCACCTTGCTCTCCCTCGATCGGCAGGGCCGGCTGCTGCGCCGCCGCACCCTGACGGGCTGGGAACTGGAGCCCGGTACGGGGTTGCAGTACGACCCCAGCACCGACCGCCTGCTGGCGACGCTCCGGCCCGTCGCCGCGGCGGGCAGCACGACGGGTCCGAAGCAGACCGTGACGGCGGCGCGCGCCGTACTGATCGACGCCACTCGCCTGGAACTCGATCCTCTCGATCAGCCCGTGCTGCAGGCGCAATGGCTACCGGCGGGGTAGAACAAACCCCCCGTCGCCTGTCGCTTCGCGTTCCATGGGTCCGCCCCCCACCACTGATCGACTTCCGCCTCGCCAGCAGGGTCTGCTGAAGGAGCTCGGCCGGGCCGATGCGGAACTCTCCGGCCAGGAGCTCCACGCCCGCCTGCGGGGAGGTCCCCAGGCCATGGGGCTGGCCACGGTCTACCGGCACCTGCGTCAGCTGCAGCAGCGGGGGCTGGTGCGCTGCCGGCATCTGCCCACGGGCGAAGCCCTGTTCGCCCCCACCGAGCGGGACGAACACCACCTGACCTGCGTCGACTGCGGCACCTCCCTGGTGCTGCACCACTGCCCCGTCCATGGCCTGGCCCTGCCGGACGGTGACCTGGCCGGCTTCCAGCCCCTGTTCCACACCCTCGAATTCTTCGGGCTGTGCCGCGACTGCCGGCAGCGGCAGGAGACCGAAGCGGATCAGAAGCTGAAGGAGGTCTTCACCAGGCCGCCGAACTGATGAAAGCTGCGGCCGTCCGGGCTGTCCTGCCCGAGCGGGCGGCTGAGGTAGAAGAGCGCCGGCGTCACCGAAATGTTGTCGGTGAGCTGCATCTTGTACCACCACTCCCAGACGAAATTGCCGTCGCGGGGTGTGTCGCCACCCTCGAGGCTGGTGGCGAAGGTGGGCTGTCCCATAGCCATGCCGGCGGCATTGCCGCTGGCGAAGGCGTCGAGCCACTGCAGGCCCACGCTCCACGACTGGCTGGTGCGCACACTGCCCGCCGGGGCATCGTCGTAGCGGCTGCGATTGATGCCCCAGCCCGCGCTGATCGAGGGAATCCAGCCCGTCGTCTGCGGTTGCCAGTAGCCGCTCAGTCCGAAGGCATCGGTGCTGCCAGGCAACAGGTAGCTGTCGAGGGTGAAGGGGGTGCCGTAGACCACGAGGTCGTTGCCGTTCTGGATGCGTGACCAGATCGCGGCCACGCCCCAGGTCTCCTGGCCGTAGCCGATCTGCACCGTGCCGGTGCCCCCGGCGCCATCGGTGGCGATGCCGCCCTGAGCCGGATTGCCCTCCTGGCCATGGGCCGCCACGTAGCTGGCGCTGAGGCTCAGACCCCCGTCGCTC
Coding sequences within it:
- a CDS encoding Fur family transcriptional regulator; translated protein: MGPPPTTDRLPPRQQGLLKELGRADAELSGQELHARLRGGPQAMGLATVYRHLRQLQQRGLVRCRHLPTGEALFAPTERDEHHLTCVDCGTSLVLHHCPVHGLALPDGDLAGFQPLFHTLEFFGLCRDCRQRQETEADQKLKEVFTRPPN